The following are encoded together in the Serratia sp. UGAL515B_01 genome:
- a CDS encoding cellobiose phosphorylase, with translation MITTSVTDIVYSAQSGLLRFNFMQGNMLKNMLADSIMINLFETPRQDAAIANIYLREWDNNGIVQVTPLLFHNEGIKTYKNAQGEVIWQTTSPRFVATAMLSFATGQGNTYYYSVQVENKSCDALRYDLIYGQDLSLCDLSATKTNESYCSQYLDHKVFNLEEYGYILSSRQNLPQSCGNPLLQLGSFSPVIGFSTDGYQFFAKQYKFTHQPTIINTPRLENKNYQYEMAYVALQLQPVTLSSGEQASQVFYGSYLSHQPGANLEQPLDIAQIRATYRPPETLPTTEAEAPVELGYAQRPLSGETLRSDEIEHLFAGEKRVIEESDGQLLSFFYQDANYVTLAAKEHYLERATGHIISSGNNLDFNNPIMNSTHFIYGVFNSHLTLGNTTLNKLLGINRNLLNLFKSSGQRILVQIEGEYRLLAMPSAYEVGTNFSRWVYKLAGGLILIRAFASQSQPVIQLDIEISGFARPLNVIVSHQLVMGDLEEASLIEIEQQDNLLLISRQHDDTGPQFSMIASTAFTGVEKRVDSDSQSPLYLLLKGQIERQASIAFGGVLKGVDSRGSWLDFHHERQQYHAQFRDLMNDFSIHFSAAPQQAVKLNHAMHWFTHNALVHYSSPHGLEQAAGAAWGTRDVTQGPLEFFMAMGRYQQVEAILCQTYRHQYLETGTWPQWFMFDEYGQKQQQESHGDVVVWPLKALADYLQATGHLALLDTPLPYTSIEHGFAFTQQQETLLQHVQRQIDHIVEHLVPGTFLSSYGDGDWDDTLQPANQSLRKNMVSGWTIPLTLQALKTMMQALQGHAKFADIIARMSQLAASMQADYHKYLIKDGVISGFIHFNQGEAEYLLHPVDQTTQIKYRLLPAKRSIISESFDKEMAEQHMKIILENLMFPDGVRLMDKMAEYKAGRQTYFKRAELSANLGREIGLQYCHAHIRFLEALCKMGMAQELYDNLFKTVPVGIQECVPNAEPRQANCYFSSSDAKFDDRYQAYSDFQQLKTGDVAVKSGWRIYSSGPGIYINQIISSLLGLRYQCGDLLLDPVISRQFGDVTVQYQVYQRPITLRIHPLQGEFTPKRVLLNGQPLAFSLQANPYRSGAALIRRQDIEAGMMKENSSDNQLVIYL, from the coding sequence ATGATAACTACATCAGTAACCGATATTGTATACAGCGCTCAGAGTGGTCTGCTGCGATTTAATTTCATGCAGGGTAATATGCTGAAAAATATGCTGGCAGACAGCATCATGATCAACCTGTTTGAAACCCCCAGACAGGATGCGGCCATTGCTAATATCTATCTGCGCGAGTGGGATAACAATGGCATTGTACAGGTTACTCCGTTGCTGTTTCACAATGAGGGGATAAAAACATATAAAAATGCCCAAGGTGAGGTTATTTGGCAAACCACCTCTCCGCGTTTTGTGGCCACGGCTATGCTTTCCTTTGCTACCGGGCAAGGAAACACCTATTACTACAGTGTGCAGGTAGAGAATAAAAGCTGTGATGCCTTACGCTACGATCTGATCTACGGTCAAGATCTCTCGTTATGCGATCTCTCTGCCACCAAAACCAATGAATCTTACTGTAGCCAGTATCTGGACCATAAGGTATTTAACCTTGAAGAGTACGGCTATATCCTCTCATCAAGGCAAAACCTGCCGCAAAGTTGTGGTAACCCCTTGCTGCAATTGGGGAGTTTTTCGCCGGTGATCGGTTTTTCTACCGATGGGTATCAGTTTTTCGCCAAACAATACAAGTTCACTCACCAACCCACCATTATCAACACACCACGGCTGGAAAATAAAAACTATCAGTACGAAATGGCCTATGTTGCACTTCAGCTACAGCCAGTGACGCTCTCCAGCGGTGAGCAAGCCAGTCAGGTATTTTACGGCAGTTATCTCAGCCATCAACCGGGTGCCAATCTTGAACAGCCATTGGATATTGCGCAGATCCGCGCGACTTACCGGCCACCGGAGACGTTACCGACCACCGAGGCGGAAGCACCGGTTGAGTTAGGATATGCCCAGCGTCCTCTGTCAGGTGAAACCTTGCGGTCGGATGAGATTGAACACCTGTTTGCGGGTGAGAAACGCGTCATTGAAGAATCTGACGGTCAATTACTGTCATTTTTCTATCAGGATGCCAATTACGTCACTCTGGCAGCAAAAGAGCATTATCTGGAGCGAGCAACCGGGCACATTATTTCTTCCGGTAATAATCTTGATTTCAATAACCCGATTATGAACTCCACCCATTTTATCTATGGCGTGTTTAACTCACATTTGACGTTGGGTAATACGACACTCAACAAACTGTTGGGGATTAATCGTAATCTGCTCAATCTGTTTAAAAGCAGCGGACAGCGAATTCTAGTACAGATAGAGGGTGAATACCGCCTGCTGGCCATGCCTTCTGCATATGAAGTTGGCACTAATTTTTCACGCTGGGTATATAAACTCGCGGGGGGGCTGATCCTGATACGTGCCTTTGCCAGCCAGAGCCAGCCAGTGATCCAACTGGATATAGAAATCTCTGGTTTCGCGCGGCCACTGAACGTTATCGTCAGTCACCAACTGGTTATGGGGGATCTGGAAGAGGCGTCGCTGATCGAGATCGAGCAGCAGGACAACCTGTTGCTGATCAGTCGACAGCATGATGACACCGGCCCCCAATTCAGCATGATTGCCAGCACGGCTTTCACCGGTGTCGAGAAGCGGGTTGATAGTGACAGCCAGAGTCCCCTGTATTTGCTGCTAAAAGGCCAGATCGAGCGGCAGGCCAGTATCGCGTTTGGTGGTGTGTTAAAGGGTGTAGACAGTCGCGGTTCATGGCTGGATTTTCACCATGAGAGACAGCAGTATCATGCCCAGTTCAGGGACCTGATGAATGACTTCTCGATACACTTCTCCGCCGCACCTCAACAGGCAGTGAAACTCAATCATGCGATGCATTGGTTTACTCACAATGCGTTAGTCCACTACAGTTCTCCCCACGGCTTGGAGCAAGCTGCAGGAGCTGCCTGGGGCACTCGTGATGTTACCCAAGGGCCGCTTGAATTCTTTATGGCAATGGGCCGCTATCAGCAGGTGGAAGCGATCCTGTGCCAGACCTATCGTCATCAGTATCTGGAAACCGGCACCTGGCCACAGTGGTTTATGTTTGATGAGTACGGGCAAAAACAGCAGCAGGAATCACACGGTGATGTCGTGGTCTGGCCGTTGAAGGCACTGGCGGATTATCTGCAGGCAACGGGCCACCTTGCTCTGCTGGATACCCCATTGCCCTATACCAGCATAGAGCATGGTTTTGCTTTCACACAGCAGCAGGAAACATTGCTGCAGCACGTTCAACGCCAGATAGACCATATCGTTGAACATCTGGTACCAGGGACTTTTCTCTCCAGTTACGGTGATGGTGACTGGGATGACACCTTACAACCGGCCAATCAGTCGCTGCGGAAAAATATGGTTAGTGGCTGGACTATCCCGCTGACCCTGCAGGCATTGAAAACCATGATGCAGGCTTTGCAGGGCCATGCAAAATTTGCCGACATTATCGCTCGCATGTCCCAACTTGCGGCCAGCATGCAGGCGGACTATCACAAATATCTGATTAAAGATGGCGTTATCAGTGGGTTTATTCACTTCAATCAGGGCGAAGCTGAATACTTGCTGCATCCTGTGGATCAGACAACCCAAATCAAGTATCGCTTGCTCCCTGCGAAACGTTCGATTATTTCAGAGTCGTTCGATAAAGAGATGGCCGAGCAACACATGAAAATCATTCTGGAGAATCTGATGTTCCCGGATGGTGTGCGGCTGATGGATAAGATGGCGGAGTATAAAGCGGGTCGCCAGACCTATTTCAAACGCGCTGAGTTATCCGCCAATCTGGGGCGTGAAATCGGTTTGCAATATTGTCACGCGCATATCCGCTTTCTTGAAGCACTCTGCAAAATGGGGATGGCGCAAGAATTGTACGACAATCTGTTTAAAACCGTACCGGTCGGTATTCAAGAATGTGTGCCTAATGCGGAACCACGCCAGGCAAACTGCTATTTCTCCAGCTCCGATGCAAAATTTGATGATCGCTATCAGGCCTACAGCGACTTCCAACAATTGAAAACCGGTGATGTCGCAGTAAAATCGGGCTGGCGCATCTACTCGAGCGGCCCTGGGATCTACATCAACCAGATTATCTCTAGCCTGTTAGGGCTGCGCTATCAATGTGGCGACCTGTTGTTGGATCCGGTTATCAGCCGCCAGTTTGGTGATGTCACTGTTCAGTATCAAGTCTACCAACGTCCGATAACGCTGCGTATCCACCCGCTCCAGGGGGAGTTTACACCGAAGCGGGTGTTACTCAACGGCCAACCGCTGGCATTTAGCCTGCAGGCTAACCCTTACCGCAGTGGTGCGGCGTTGATTCGTCGCCAAGACATTGAAGCAGGAATGATGAAAGAAAATTCATCTGATAATCAGTTGGTTATTTACCTGTAG
- a CDS encoding sn-glycerol-3-phosphate ABC transporter ATP-binding protein UgpC → MASVKLRDVNKIYPNGLHALHDINLDIEEGEFMVVVGPSGCAKSTMLRMIAGLENISSGELTIADKICNDVQPKDRGIAMVFQNYALYPHMTVYENMAFGLKVAKKTKAEIALRVHEAAELLEITELLQRKPKEMSGGQCQRVALGRAMVRKPAVFLFDEPLSNLDAKLRVSMRLRISKLHQQLREAGKPATMIYVTHDQVEAMTMGERVCILRKGEIMQVDRPLNVYHHPRNKFVAEFIGSPAMNLFTARVERFGDQIVLRCGEHIFSLPEDKSTKAQHYLGQEIYFGIRPEDININAKNTINSLSSKITRVDAMGADEYIHFTMAGQQVICKQPNPEGETNINSNYQFYFNMDKCHLFDRETEKNIL, encoded by the coding sequence ATGGCCAGTGTGAAACTGCGTGACGTCAATAAGATCTACCCGAATGGCTTGCATGCATTACACGATATCAACCTGGATATTGAAGAGGGCGAGTTTATGGTGGTAGTCGGTCCGTCTGGTTGCGCAAAATCGACCATGCTACGCATGATTGCTGGTTTGGAGAATATATCCAGCGGTGAACTGACCATTGCCGATAAAATATGTAACGATGTTCAGCCGAAAGATCGTGGTATTGCAATGGTATTTCAAAACTATGCTCTCTATCCCCACATGACCGTGTATGAAAATATGGCATTTGGGTTGAAAGTCGCTAAGAAAACTAAAGCAGAAATTGCGTTGAGAGTGCATGAGGCGGCTGAATTGCTGGAGATCACAGAACTGCTGCAACGTAAACCTAAAGAGATGTCTGGTGGGCAGTGTCAGCGGGTTGCGCTGGGGCGTGCCATGGTTAGAAAACCGGCGGTGTTTTTATTCGATGAACCGCTTTCTAACCTAGATGCCAAGCTGCGCGTTTCCATGCGCCTACGCATCAGCAAACTGCATCAGCAACTGCGTGAAGCCGGTAAACCAGCCACGATGATCTATGTCACTCACGATCAGGTAGAAGCCATGACGATGGGTGAGCGAGTCTGTATTCTGCGCAAAGGGGAGATCATGCAGGTGGATCGCCCGTTAAATGTCTATCACCACCCCCGCAATAAATTTGTCGCTGAATTTATCGGTTCACCAGCAATGAATCTGTTTACTGCCCGCGTTGAGCGTTTCGGTGATCAAATCGTGCTCCGTTGTGGTGAACATATTTTTTCACTGCCGGAGGATAAAAGTACCAAGGCTCAGCATTATTTAGGGCAGGAGATTTATTTTGGTATCAGGCCAGAGGATATAAACATCAACGCTAAAAACACCATCAATAGTTTATCATCAAAAATAACCAGAGTTGATGCTATGGGGGCTGATGAGTATATCCATTTCACTATGGCAGGGCAGCAAGTGATTTGCAAACAGCCAAATCCCGAGGGGGAAACCAATATTAATAGTAACTACCAATTTTATTTTAATATGGACAAGTGCCACCTATTTGATAGAGAAACAGAAAAAAACATTCTCTAG
- a CDS encoding glucoamylase family protein: MNNKIKFLFYAMLMTFSCSVLSLPLSSDKIPTKNVVITQLTVAENLYPKEFKSELQNNLDFFRDGVGVDEKTKVPYDNIRIEGDKIVKGYYTNTTEIGLYLNILTEAAKAGDHNALLRIKETLSTLEQAPKWKGLFYWPYDIRGDKLLINKDEIVPAVDNGNLAFALAGVAGAFMNTNNTDKQEIVQRIQVLLDGQKPGWAALYDEMKGLLSSGWSTKNDAPLGYYIDRKANESRLAVAWAILVTQDMGAKSVPIEAFHKMELYTQHYKVKDQSYNPILTWDGAYFQLMLPQIWLNERKLVPDYGIVKDHTFIQKVYATKNGIPMVSSSATVDDGYNAFGVPHLSESKVRFNNKVDESVTGTPHAIALSYIVDPVDAVSALKKLKAIYPHIESPYGWYDAVDSSGRMTKNILSLDTGMFVGAFLAKEINADVDTYLQSKGYTSLLQEMYQSYTPNNYKQLDGMLRTESDRL, translated from the coding sequence ATGAATAATAAAATAAAATTTTTATTTTACGCTATGCTGATGACATTCAGTTGCAGTGTCTTAAGTCTGCCGCTGTCAAGTGACAAAATACCCACTAAAAATGTGGTTATCACGCAATTAACCGTCGCAGAAAACCTCTACCCAAAGGAATTTAAAAGCGAGTTACAAAACAATCTCGATTTTTTCCGTGACGGGGTTGGCGTCGATGAAAAAACCAAAGTGCCTTACGATAATATCCGTATTGAAGGCGATAAAATCGTAAAAGGGTATTATACCAATACGACAGAAATCGGTTTATATCTTAATATATTAACCGAGGCAGCTAAGGCCGGTGATCATAATGCGTTGCTGAGAATTAAAGAAACTCTTTCTACATTGGAACAGGCCCCTAAGTGGAAAGGGTTATTTTATTGGCCTTATGATATTCGTGGTGACAAATTATTGATCAATAAAGATGAGATTGTTCCTGCAGTAGATAATGGGAATCTCGCTTTTGCGTTGGCTGGAGTCGCTGGCGCATTTATGAATACGAATAACACCGATAAGCAAGAGATTGTGCAGCGTATTCAGGTGCTGCTCGATGGACAAAAGCCAGGATGGGCTGCGCTGTATGATGAGATGAAAGGGTTGCTCTCTTCCGGGTGGTCAACGAAGAATGATGCCCCACTGGGCTATTATATCGACCGCAAAGCCAACGAAAGTCGGCTTGCCGTTGCTTGGGCTATTCTGGTGACACAGGATATGGGGGCAAAGTCAGTTCCGATAGAGGCTTTCCATAAAATGGAGCTCTATACTCAACACTACAAAGTAAAAGATCAAAGCTACAATCCGATACTGACGTGGGACGGGGCCTATTTTCAGCTTATGTTACCGCAGATTTGGTTGAACGAACGCAAGCTGGTGCCGGATTACGGCATAGTAAAAGACCATACTTTTATTCAAAAAGTTTATGCCACCAAGAATGGTATTCCAATGGTCTCCTCTTCTGCCACCGTGGATGACGGCTATAACGCTTTCGGCGTACCACATCTTTCAGAGAGTAAAGTTCGCTTCAATAATAAAGTTGACGAGAGTGTGACAGGTACACCTCATGCAATAGCACTCTCTTATATTGTTGACCCTGTAGATGCTGTCAGTGCGTTAAAAAAACTGAAAGCAATCTATCCACATATTGAATCCCCTTACGGCTGGTATGACGCTGTCGATAGCAGTGGCCGGATGACAAAAAATATTCTTTCTCTGGACACCGGCATGTTTGTTGGGGCTTTTCTTGCCAAAGAGATTAATGCTGATGTAGACACCTATCTACAAAGCAAAGGCTATACCTCACTGCTGCAAGAGATGTATCAATCTTACACCCCGAACAATTATAAACAACTGGACGGTATGCTGCGTACCGAGAGCGATAGGCTGTAA